One segment of Pantoea sp. Lij88 DNA contains the following:
- the emrA gene encoding multidrug efflux MFS transporter periplasmic adaptor subunit EmrA, translating into MSATAEAQSPQPSASKKKKRKSVLIVLALIFVLIGIAWGVYWFLVLRHFQETDDAYVAGNQVQVMAQVSGSVNKVWFEDTDFVKKGDVLVSLDKTDAEQAFEKAQTALATSVRQTHQLMINGKQYQASITLQQTALAQAEADLKRREPLGAANLIGREELQHARDAVATAKAQLDVAIQQYNANQAMILNTSLENQPAVQQSAAELRDAWLALQRTEIRSPMDGFVSRRSVQVGSQISTSTPLLAVVPATNLWVDANFKETQLAGVRIGQPATVVADIYGDEVVYQGKVAGLDMGTGSAFSLLPAQNATGNWIKVVQRLPVRIELNQDDIARHPLRIGLSTLVKIDTTSKEGSALATSARQQAAYSSNALAIDLAPVNQLITDIVRANAE; encoded by the coding sequence ATGAGTGCAACGGCAGAAGCACAAAGCCCGCAACCGTCAGCCAGTAAAAAGAAGAAGCGCAAAAGTGTGCTCATCGTGCTGGCGCTGATCTTTGTGCTGATTGGTATTGCCTGGGGAGTTTACTGGTTCCTGGTCCTGCGCCATTTTCAGGAAACGGATGACGCCTACGTTGCGGGTAATCAGGTGCAGGTGATGGCACAGGTCTCCGGTAGCGTGAACAAAGTCTGGTTTGAAGATACCGATTTCGTCAAAAAAGGCGATGTGCTGGTTTCACTCGATAAAACCGATGCTGAGCAGGCGTTTGAAAAAGCGCAGACGGCCCTGGCCACCAGCGTGCGTCAGACGCATCAACTGATGATCAATGGCAAACAGTATCAGGCCAGCATTACGCTGCAGCAGACCGCACTGGCACAGGCAGAAGCCGACCTGAAACGTCGTGAGCCATTGGGTGCAGCCAACCTGATTGGCCGTGAAGAGTTGCAGCACGCCCGTGACGCCGTGGCGACCGCCAAAGCGCAGCTGGACGTAGCGATTCAGCAATACAATGCCAATCAGGCGATGATCCTCAACACCTCGCTCGAAAATCAACCTGCCGTTCAACAGAGCGCGGCTGAGCTGCGTGATGCCTGGCTGGCGCTGCAGCGCACCGAAATCCGCAGCCCGATGGATGGCTTTGTCTCCCGTCGCAGCGTGCAGGTCGGTTCGCAAATCTCCACCAGCACCCCGCTGCTGGCTGTCGTGCCTGCCACTAATTTGTGGGTCGATGCCAACTTTAAAGAGACCCAGCTGGCTGGCGTTCGCATTGGTCAGCCTGCCACCGTAGTTGCCGATATTTATGGTGACGAAGTGGTTTATCAGGGCAAAGTCGCCGGACTGGATATGGGCACCGGCAGCGCCTTCTCTCTGCTGCCTGCACAGAATGCCACCGGTAACTGGATCAAAGTGGTTCAGCGCCTGCCGGTTCGTATCGAACTGAATCAGGACGATATCGCCAGACATCCGCTGCGCATCGGCCTCTCCACGCTGGTTAAAATCGATACCACCAGCAAAGAAGGCAGCGCGCTCGCCACCAGCGCCCGTCAGCAGGCCGCTTACAGCAGCAACGCGCTGGCGATTGACCTTGCGCCGGTCAATCAGCTGATCACCGATATCGTCCGCGCCAACGCCGAATGA
- the mprA gene encoding transcriptional repressor MprA gives MESSFTPIEQMLNIRANRHKDFPLQEIILTRLCMHMQGKLLDNRNKMLKAQGINETLFMALITLDAQENHSIQPSELSSALGSSRTNATRIADELEKRGWIERRESDHDRRCLHLHLTDKGMEFLRQLLPPQHQSLQYLWSSLSVDEKSQLEGITRKLLNRLDKMDEDQLIASLSR, from the coding sequence ATGGAAAGTTCGTTTACTCCCATTGAGCAGATGCTAAACATCCGTGCCAATCGCCATAAGGATTTTCCGTTACAGGAAATTATTCTGACGCGTCTCTGTATGCATATGCAGGGTAAACTGCTGGACAACCGCAATAAGATGCTGAAAGCACAGGGCATTAATGAAACCCTGTTCATGGCATTGATTACGCTGGATGCGCAGGAAAATCACAGCATTCAGCCTTCTGAGCTCAGCTCCGCCCTTGGCTCTTCCCGCACCAATGCAACGCGCATTGCGGATGAGCTGGAAAAACGTGGCTGGATTGAGCGTCGCGAAAGCGATCACGACCGTCGCTGCCTGCACCTGCATCTGACCGATAAAGGGATGGAGTTCCTGCGTCAGCTGCTGCCCCCTCAGCATCAGAGCCTGCAGTATCTCTGGTCGTCGCTGTCAGTCGATGAGAAGTCTCAGCTGGAAGGCATCACCCGTAAACTGCTTAATCGTCTCGATAAAATGGATGAAGACCAGCTGATCGCCTCGCTGTCCCGCTAA
- a CDS encoding MFS transporter produces MNATRQGLTPALVVLMSVATGLCVASNYYVQPLLNTIAQQFDLSVSLAGFIVTTAQLGYACGLLLLVPLGDRFERRSLIVTMILLAAAGMVIIALSHSFLFLLLGTVMTGLFSVAAQILVPLAATLAEPERRGKIVGTIMSGLLLGILLARTVAGGLAQLGGWRTVYWTASLLMVVMALALWRSLPRVKQSVPMSYPQLLASIFRLYAGNRVIRTRAWTGCLSFANFSLLWTSMAFLLSGAPYHFSEGEIGLLGLVGAAGALAARQAGSLADKGKAKLTTWLGLLLMLLSWAAIAWGAEQLVPLIVGILLLDLAVQAVHITNQSVIYAQMPEARNRLNAGYMTSYFIGGAAGSLLSATAYHLWGWYGVCGAGALLTLMNLLIWTGGSRFEPEKIN; encoded by the coding sequence ATGAATGCGACTCGCCAGGGTCTGACGCCTGCTTTAGTGGTCCTGATGTCGGTAGCCACCGGCCTCTGCGTAGCCAGTAACTATTACGTTCAGCCACTGCTTAATACCATCGCCCAACAGTTTGATCTCTCTGTTAGCCTCGCCGGGTTTATTGTCACCACGGCGCAACTCGGCTACGCCTGCGGTCTGCTGTTGCTGGTGCCGCTGGGCGATCGCTTTGAACGACGCAGCCTGATTGTGACGATGATCCTGCTGGCTGCGGCGGGCATGGTGATCATCGCCCTGTCGCATTCGTTCCTCTTTTTACTGCTGGGCACGGTCATGACGGGCCTGTTTTCGGTCGCCGCACAAATTCTGGTGCCGCTGGCCGCCACGCTGGCCGAGCCGGAGCGGCGCGGCAAAATCGTTGGGACGATCATGAGCGGTCTGTTGCTGGGGATTCTGCTGGCACGCACCGTGGCAGGTGGCCTGGCGCAGCTCGGCGGCTGGCGTACAGTTTACTGGACCGCCAGTCTGCTGATGGTGGTTATGGCGCTGGCGCTGTGGCGATCGCTGCCACGCGTGAAACAGTCCGTGCCCATGAGCTATCCGCAGCTGCTGGCCTCTATTTTTCGCCTGTATGCAGGCAACCGGGTGATCCGCACCCGCGCGTGGACCGGCTGTCTCTCGTTTGCCAATTTCAGCCTGCTGTGGACCTCCATGGCATTTCTGCTCTCTGGCGCGCCCTATCACTTCTCAGAGGGTGAGATTGGCTTGCTGGGGCTGGTCGGTGCCGCTGGTGCGCTGGCCGCTCGTCAGGCGGGCTCGCTGGCAGACAAAGGCAAAGCGAAGCTGACGACCTGGCTCGGCCTGCTGCTCATGTTATTGTCGTGGGCTGCTATTGCCTGGGGCGCGGAGCAGCTGGTGCCGCTGATCGTCGGCATTCTGCTGCTGGATCTGGCGGTTCAGGCCGTCCATATCACTAATCAAAGCGTGATCTATGCGCAGATGCCGGAGGCGCGTAACCGTCTTAATGCCGGTTACATGACCAGCTACTTTATAGGGGGTGCGGCTGGCTCACTGCTTTCAGCCACCGCTTACCACCTGTGGGGCTGGTACGGGGTGTGTGGTGCTGGCGCGCTGCTGACGCTGATGAATCTGCTAATCTGGACGGGCGGATCGCGCTTTGAGCCGGAAAAAATCAACTGA
- the nrdF gene encoding class 1b ribonucleoside-diphosphate reductase subunit beta: MKLKQIQAINWNRIQDDKDLEVWNRLTSNFWLPEKVPLSNDLPGWQTLDKQQQQLTIRVFTGLTLLDTIQNVIGAPGLMDDAITPHEEAVLSNISFMEAVHARSYSSIFSTLCNTQDVDAAYQWSEENAPLQNKARIILEHYRADDPLKKKIASVFLESFLFYSGFWLPMYWSSRGKLTNTADLIRLIIRDEAVHGYYIGYKYQQALATADDLRREELQQFAYDLLLALYENEVAYTEALYADVGWVEEVKTFLHYNANKALMNLGYEALFPAELTAVNPAILSALSPNADENHDFFSGSGSSYVMGKAVETEDEDWNF, from the coding sequence ATGAAACTCAAACAGATTCAGGCCATTAACTGGAACCGCATTCAGGATGATAAAGATCTTGAAGTGTGGAACCGTCTTACCAGCAACTTCTGGCTGCCGGAGAAGGTGCCGCTCTCCAACGATCTGCCCGGCTGGCAGACGCTGGATAAACAGCAGCAGCAGCTGACCATCCGGGTCTTCACCGGTCTGACGCTGCTCGACACTATCCAGAACGTGATCGGCGCACCGGGACTGATGGACGATGCCATTACCCCGCACGAAGAGGCGGTGCTGTCGAATATCAGCTTTATGGAAGCGGTGCATGCCCGCTCATACAGTTCGATCTTCTCAACCCTGTGTAACACCCAGGATGTGGATGCCGCCTATCAGTGGAGCGAAGAGAATGCGCCGCTGCAGAATAAGGCGCGCATTATCCTGGAACACTACCGCGCCGACGATCCGCTGAAGAAGAAGATCGCCAGCGTCTTCCTGGAGTCGTTCCTGTTCTATTCCGGCTTCTGGCTGCCGATGTACTGGTCGAGCCGTGGCAAGCTGACCAACACCGCAGACCTGATTCGCCTGATTATTCGCGATGAAGCAGTGCACGGTTACTACATCGGCTACAAATATCAGCAGGCGCTGGCCACCGCTGACGATCTGCGTCGCGAAGAGCTGCAACAGTTCGCCTATGACCTGCTGCTGGCGCTGTATGAGAACGAAGTGGCTTACACCGAAGCGCTCTATGCCGATGTCGGCTGGGTGGAAGAGGTGAAAACCTTCCTGCACTACAACGCCAACAAAGCGCTGATGAATCTGGGCTACGAGGCGCTGTTCCCGGCAGAGCTGACGGCCGTGAATCCGGCCATTCTGTCTGCGCTGTCGCCCAACGCCGACGAGAACCACGACTTCTTTTCCGGTTCAGGCTCTTCCTATGTGATGGGCAAAGCGGTCGAAACTGAAGACGAAGACTGGAATTTCTGA
- the nrdE gene encoding class 1b ribonucleoside-diphosphate reductase subunit alpha: protein MATTDTLNGVTLDYHALNAMLNLYDADGRIQFDKDREATRQFYLQHVLPNTVPFASSAERLRYLVAESYYEADVLNQYDFDFLLALHEVAENRGFEFKTFLGAWKYYTSYTLKTFDGKRYLETFEQRACMVALTLAQGDETLARALLEEILSGRFQPATPTFLNCGKQQRGELVSCFLLRIEDNMESIGRAVNSALQLSKRGGGVAFLLSNLRESGAPIKRIENQSSGVIPVMKMLEDAFSYANQLGARQGAGAVWLNAHHPDIFRFLDTKRENADEKIRIKTLSLGVVIPDITFQLAKENRPMALFSPYDVERIYGQAFGDISISEKYDEMLADDRIRKTYIQPRDFFQTLAEIQFESGYPYIMYEDSVNRSNPIAGRINMSNLCSEILQVNSASEYNDDLSYRRVGKDISCNLGSLNIAHAMDSRDLARTVDVAVRALTSVSMMSEIGSVPSVAEGNRRSHAIGLGQMNLHGYLAREGIAYGSPEALDFTNLYFYCITYYALRTSNQLAQEHQQTFDGFADSQYASGVYFDKYLQQEWLPRTERVATLFADAGLTLPTQADWQALREAVMQHGLFNQNLQAIPPTGSISYINHATSSIHPIVSPIEIRKEGKTGRVYYPAPFMTNENLHLYQDAYQIGPEAIIDTYAEATQHVDQGLSLTLFFRDDVTTRDINKAQIYAWKKGIKTLYYIRLRQMALQGTEVQGCVSCSL, encoded by the coding sequence TTGGCAACAACAGATACCCTCAACGGCGTGACGCTCGATTATCACGCCCTCAATGCCATGCTGAACCTCTATGATGCTGACGGCCGCATCCAGTTCGATAAGGATCGCGAAGCGACACGTCAGTTTTATCTGCAGCATGTGCTACCCAATACCGTCCCCTTCGCCAGCAGCGCCGAGCGTTTACGCTATCTGGTGGCGGAGAGCTATTACGAAGCAGATGTGCTGAACCAGTACGACTTTGACTTCCTGCTTGCGCTGCATGAGGTAGCGGAGAACCGGGGATTTGAGTTCAAAACCTTTCTGGGTGCCTGGAAGTACTACACCAGCTACACCCTGAAGACCTTTGACGGCAAACGCTATCTGGAAACCTTTGAACAGCGCGCCTGCATGGTGGCACTGACGCTGGCGCAGGGCGATGAAACGTTGGCGCGGGCGCTACTGGAAGAGATCCTCAGCGGCCGTTTCCAGCCCGCCACGCCGACTTTCCTCAACTGCGGTAAACAGCAGCGCGGTGAGCTGGTCTCCTGCTTCCTGCTGCGCATCGAAGACAATATGGAGTCGATTGGTCGCGCCGTGAACTCGGCACTGCAACTGTCAAAACGCGGCGGCGGCGTCGCCTTTTTGTTGTCGAACCTGCGAGAGTCTGGCGCGCCGATCAAGCGGATTGAAAATCAGTCATCGGGCGTGATCCCCGTCATGAAGATGCTGGAAGATGCGTTCTCCTATGCGAACCAGCTCGGCGCGCGTCAGGGTGCTGGTGCGGTTTGGCTCAATGCGCATCATCCCGATATTTTCCGCTTTCTGGATACCAAGCGCGAAAACGCCGACGAGAAGATCCGCATCAAAACCCTGTCGCTGGGTGTCGTGATCCCCGATATCACCTTCCAGCTGGCGAAAGAGAACAGACCGATGGCGCTGTTCTCGCCTTATGATGTTGAGCGGATCTACGGCCAGGCGTTTGGTGATATCAGCATCAGCGAGAAGTATGACGAGATGCTGGCAGACGATCGCATCCGTAAAACCTATATTCAGCCACGCGACTTCTTCCAGACGCTGGCCGAGATTCAGTTTGAGTCGGGCTATCCCTACATCATGTATGAGGACAGCGTGAACCGCAGTAACCCGATTGCTGGTCGCATCAATATGAGCAACCTCTGCTCTGAGATCCTGCAGGTGAACAGCGCCAGCGAATACAATGACGACCTGAGCTATCGCCGGGTCGGCAAAGATATCTCCTGCAATCTCGGCTCACTGAACATTGCGCACGCCATGGATTCGCGCGATCTGGCGCGCACCGTGGATGTGGCGGTCCGCGCGCTGACCTCGGTGTCGATGATGAGCGAGATCGGTTCGGTGCCTTCCGTCGCTGAAGGTAATCGCCGCTCACACGCCATTGGCCTAGGTCAGATGAACCTGCATGGCTATCTGGCGCGTGAAGGCATCGCCTACGGTTCCCCGGAAGCGCTGGATTTCACCAATCTGTACTTCTATTGCATTACTTACTATGCGCTGCGCACCTCAAATCAGCTGGCGCAGGAGCATCAGCAGACCTTCGACGGCTTTGCGGATTCGCAGTACGCCAGCGGCGTTTACTTTGATAAGTATCTGCAGCAGGAATGGCTGCCGCGCACTGAACGCGTCGCAACGCTGTTTGCCGATGCCGGCCTGACACTGCCAACCCAGGCGGACTGGCAGGCGCTGCGTGAGGCGGTGATGCAGCACGGGCTGTTTAATCAGAACCTGCAGGCGATCCCGCCGACCGGTTCGATCTCTTACATCAACCATGCCACCTCCAGCATCCATCCGATTGTCTCCCCTATCGAGATCCGTAAAGAGGGCAAAACCGGCCGCGTCTACTATCCCGCGCCATTTATGACCAATGAGAATCTCCATCTGTATCAGGATGCGTATCAGATTGGGCCGGAAGCGATTATTGATACCTACGCAGAAGCGACTCAGCACGTCGATCAGGGGCTGTCGCTGACGCTGTTCTTCCGCGATGACGTCACGACCCGTGACATCAACAAAGCGCAGATTTACGCGTGGAAAAAAGGCATCAAAACGCTCTATTACATTCGACTGCGTCAGATGGCGCTTCAGGGCACGGAGGTTCAGGGCTGCGTCTCATGCTCCCTGTGA
- the nrdI gene encoding class Ib ribonucleoside-diphosphate reductase assembly flavoprotein NrdI — MFPLVYFSSQSENTHRFVTRLGLPARRIPLDARERLHIDQPYILVVPSYGGGSSRGAVPGQVIQFLNDEANRRGIRGVIAAGNRNFGAGYCLAGSIIAKKCQVPCLYRFELMGTPDDIANVKAGVTQFWQQQIPSTA, encoded by the coding sequence ATGTTCCCGCTGGTCTATTTTTCCAGCCAGTCGGAAAACACCCACCGGTTTGTGACGCGCCTCGGCCTGCCCGCCCGGCGCATCCCGCTTGATGCCCGTGAGCGGCTGCATATCGACCAGCCCTATATTCTGGTGGTGCCCAGCTATGGCGGTGGCAGCAGTCGCGGAGCCGTTCCCGGTCAGGTGATTCAGTTTCTTAATGATGAGGCGAACCGGCGCGGTATTCGTGGCGTGATCGCGGCCGGCAACCGGAACTTCGGTGCCGGTTACTGCCTGGCGGGCAGCATCATTGCAAAAAAATGTCAGGTTCCCTGCCTCTACCGCTTCGAGCTGATGGGAACGCCTGACGATATTGCGAACGTTAAAGCGGGAGTAACCCAATTTTGGCAACAACAGATACCCTCAACGGCGTGA
- the nrdH gene encoding glutaredoxin-like protein NrdH, whose product MRIIIYTKDNCVQCTATKNAMDRQGLAYQLINLDSQPEAIDNLKSLGYRQVPVVMADNDHWSGFRPDKIATLRSLAVAGG is encoded by the coding sequence ATGCGCATTATTATTTACACTAAAGATAACTGTGTCCAGTGCACGGCGACCAAAAACGCGATGGACCGCCAGGGTCTCGCCTATCAGCTGATCAATCTCGACAGCCAGCCGGAAGCGATCGACAACCTGAAATCACTGGGCTACCGCCAGGTGCCGGTAGTGATGGCAGATAATGATCACTGGAGCGGCTTCCGCCCGGACAAGATCGCCACCCTGCGCTCACTTGCTGTCGCTGGAGGCTAA
- a CDS encoding DUF883 family protein, translating into MFNRTVKNDDIDINQDVNELADSLEALLKSYGSDAKDEVDSARSQAEKLLKQTRSKLNGGSNRVSQVARDATAQVDTYVHDKPWHGVGIGAAFGIVVGVLLASRR; encoded by the coding sequence ATGTTTAATCGCACTGTAAAAAACGATGACATTGATATCAATCAGGACGTTAACGAACTGGCCGATTCACTGGAAGCGCTGTTGAAATCTTACGGCAGTGACGCCAAAGACGAAGTGGATTCTGCCCGCAGCCAGGCTGAAAAGCTGCTGAAACAGACCCGTTCTAAACTGAATGGCGGCAGCAACCGTGTTTCACAGGTTGCGCGTGATGCCACCGCGCAGGTTGACACCTATGTCCATGACAAGCCATGGCACGGTGTTGGTATCGGTGCCGCATTCGGTATCGTCGTGGGTGTGCTGCTGGCTTCTCGCCGCTAA
- a CDS encoding DUF2002 family protein produces MYLRPDEVARVLEKAGFEVDEITPRAYGYRRGENYVYVNREARMGRMALVIHPTLKEKSQPFAEPASEMKTCDHYTQFPLYLAGDSQEHYGIPHGFSSRMALERYIQSVFG; encoded by the coding sequence ATGTATTTACGACCGGATGAGGTAGCGCGCGTACTGGAAAAAGCGGGTTTCGAAGTCGATGAAATTACCCCACGGGCCTATGGCTATCGCCGTGGCGAGAACTACGTTTATGTGAATCGCGAAGCGCGCATGGGGCGCATGGCTTTAGTGATTCACCCGACACTGAAAGAGAAGAGCCAGCCGTTCGCTGAACCTGCTTCAGAAATGAAGACCTGCGATCACTACACCCAATTCCCTCTCTACCTGGCGGGTGATTCACAGGAACATTACGGCATCCCGCACGGATTCAGTTCCCGCATGGCGCTGGAACGTTATATTCAAAGCGTTTTCGGCTAA
- the mmuP gene encoding S-methylmethionine permease, translated as MSEQPTPSQEKFKRTMKVRHLVMLSLGGVIGTGLFFNTGYIISTTGAAGTLLAYLIGALVVWLVMVCLGELSVAMPETGAFHVYAARYLSPATGYTVAWLYWLTWTVALGSSLTAAGFCMQYWFPQIPVWIWCLVFCCAIYLLNVISTRFFAEGEFWFSLIKVVTIVAFIVLGGAAMFGFIPMKDGTPAPGLSNLTAHGWLPNGVLPILMTMVAVNFAFSGTELIGIAAGETQQPEKVLPLAIRTTVARLIIFFIGTVFVLAALIPMDQAGIVKSPFVLVFEKIGIPYAADIINFVILTAILSAANSGLYASGRMLWSLANENTLPRAFARVNKRGIPLLAITVSMVGGLLALVSSVVAPDTVFVALSAISGFAVVAVWLSICASHFVFRRRHLQQGKSLAELGYRAPFYPLTPILGFLLCLLACVGLAFDPTQRIALWCGIPFVLFCYAAYHLTHKSSPKPEEANDVA; from the coding sequence ATGAGCGAACAGCCAACCCCCTCGCAGGAAAAATTTAAACGCACCATGAAAGTGCGCCATCTGGTGATGTTATCGCTGGGCGGCGTGATCGGCACCGGCCTTTTTTTTAACACCGGCTATATCATTTCAACCACCGGAGCGGCGGGTACGCTGCTGGCCTATCTGATCGGCGCGCTGGTGGTCTGGCTGGTGATGGTCTGTCTGGGCGAACTCTCGGTGGCGATGCCCGAAACCGGCGCATTCCACGTTTACGCTGCGCGCTATCTCAGCCCGGCAACCGGCTACACCGTGGCCTGGCTCTACTGGCTGACCTGGACGGTGGCGCTCGGCTCCAGCCTGACGGCGGCGGGCTTCTGCATGCAGTACTGGTTCCCGCAGATCCCGGTGTGGATCTGGTGCCTGGTCTTCTGCTGCGCCATCTATCTGCTGAACGTCATCTCAACCCGCTTCTTCGCCGAAGGGGAGTTCTGGTTCTCGCTGATTAAAGTCGTAACGATCGTCGCCTTTATCGTGCTGGGCGGCGCGGCGATGTTTGGCTTTATCCCGATGAAAGATGGCACGCCCGCGCCGGGCCTGAGCAATCTCACCGCGCACGGCTGGCTGCCGAATGGCGTACTGCCGATTCTGATGACGATGGTGGCAGTGAACTTCGCCTTTTCCGGCACCGAGCTGATCGGGATTGCGGCCGGTGAAACCCAGCAGCCGGAGAAAGTGCTGCCGCTGGCGATCCGTACTACCGTGGCCAGACTGATTATCTTCTTCATCGGCACCGTATTTGTGCTGGCGGCACTGATTCCGATGGATCAGGCGGGCATCGTGAAAAGCCCGTTTGTGCTGGTATTCGAAAAGATCGGTATCCCGTATGCAGCTGACATTATCAACTTTGTGATCCTGACTGCTATCCTGTCAGCGGCCAACTCCGGCCTCTATGCCTCCGGGCGTATGCTCTGGTCGCTGGCCAATGAAAATACGCTGCCGCGCGCCTTTGCCCGCGTGAACAAGCGCGGCATACCGCTGCTGGCGATCACCGTCAGCATGGTGGGCGGCTTGCTGGCGCTGGTCTCCAGCGTGGTCGCGCCTGACACGGTATTTGTGGCGCTGTCGGCTATCTCCGGTTTTGCGGTAGTCGCGGTCTGGCTCAGCATCTGCGCCTCGCATTTCGTTTTCCGTCGCCGTCATCTTCAGCAGGGCAAATCGCTGGCCGAACTGGGCTACCGCGCGCCGTTCTATCCGCTGACGCCGATTCTGGGCTTCCTGCTCTGCCTGCTGGCCTGCGTTGGTCTGGCCTTTGATCCGACCCAGCGTATCGCGCTGTGGTGTGGCATCCCGTTTGTTCTGTTCTGCTATGCCGCTTACCATCTGACCCACAAATCATCCCCGAAGCCTGAGGAGGCCAATGATGTCGCATAA
- the mmuM gene encoding homocysteine S-methyltransferase, whose protein sequence is MSHNPVAQALTESPLLILDGALATELEARGCHLADALWSAKVLMENPELIYQVHYDYFVAGARCAITASYQATPQGFATRGLDEAQSLALIAQSVELARRAREDYLAVRPDAKTLLVAGSVGPYGAFLADGSEYRGDYALPEAEMMAFHRPRVQALLAAGADLLACETLPSFAEAQALVKLLAEFPEGRAWFTFTLRDAGHISDGTPLSEVVGWLNQQPQVIAIGINCVALESVTPALQQLQRLTDKPLVVYPNSGEQYDAGSKTWHSAPSGCTLHDKLDEWQQAGAKLIGGCCRTSPNDIAAIARACQPQ, encoded by the coding sequence ATGTCGCATAACCCTGTCGCGCAGGCTTTAACAGAGTCACCATTGCTGATTCTGGATGGCGCGCTGGCCACCGAACTGGAAGCCCGCGGCTGTCATCTGGCCGATGCGCTCTGGTCAGCGAAGGTGCTGATGGAAAATCCTGAGCTGATCTATCAGGTTCACTACGACTATTTTGTCGCCGGTGCGCGCTGTGCCATTACCGCCAGCTATCAGGCGACGCCGCAGGGCTTTGCCACGCGCGGTCTCGACGAAGCGCAGTCACTGGCGTTGATCGCCCAGAGCGTGGAACTGGCGCGTCGCGCCCGTGAGGACTATCTGGCGGTGCGCCCAGATGCGAAAACGCTGCTGGTGGCCGGTTCGGTAGGTCCATATGGCGCTTTCCTGGCGGATGGCTCGGAATATCGCGGCGACTATGCGTTGCCGGAAGCGGAGATGATGGCGTTTCACCGCCCGCGCGTGCAGGCCCTGCTGGCAGCCGGTGCCGATCTGCTGGCCTGCGAAACGCTGCCGTCGTTTGCTGAAGCCCAGGCGCTGGTGAAGCTGCTGGCGGAATTCCCCGAAGGCCGCGCGTGGTTCACCTTTACGCTGCGTGATGCCGGACACATCAGCGACGGCACGCCGCTGTCAGAAGTGGTGGGCTGGCTGAATCAGCAGCCGCAGGTGATAGCCATTGGGATCAACTGCGTGGCTCTGGAGAGCGTGACGCCTGCGCTGCAGCAGTTGCAGAGGCTGACCGACAAGCCGCTGGTGGTCTATCCCAACTCCGGCGAGCAGTATGATGCCGGCAGTAAAACCTGGCACTCCGCGCCGTCGGGCTGCACGCTGCATGACAAGCTGGATGAGTGGCAGCAGGCGGGCGCGAAGCTGATTGGCGGCTGCTGTCGCACCTCACCCAACGACATCGCGGCTATCGCCCGCGCTTGTCAACCGCAATAA
- the speG gene encoding spermidine N1-acetyltransferase, whose protein sequence is MTVKLRPLEREDLHFVHQLDNNASVMRYWFEEPYEAFVELSDLYNKHIHDQTERRFVVEHEGQKAGLVELVEINHVHRRAEFQIIIDPAHQGKGLATQAAKLAMDYGFSVLNLYKLYLIVDQENEKAIHIYTKLGFEIEGVLKHEFFINGEYRNTIRMCIFQHQYLERHKTPGGMVKPTAQ, encoded by the coding sequence ATGACGGTAAAACTGCGTCCGCTGGAGCGGGAAGATCTGCACTTTGTCCATCAGCTGGATAATAACGCCAGCGTGATGCGTTACTGGTTCGAGGAGCCGTATGAGGCGTTTGTGGAGCTGTCCGATCTCTACAACAAGCACATTCACGATCAGACGGAACGTCGCTTTGTGGTGGAGCACGAGGGGCAGAAAGCGGGATTAGTGGAGCTGGTCGAGATTAACCATGTGCACCGCCGCGCCGAGTTTCAGATCATCATCGATCCGGCCCATCAGGGCAAAGGGCTGGCCACGCAGGCGGCAAAGCTGGCGATGGATTACGGCTTCTCGGTGCTGAATCTTTATAAGCTCTACCTGATTGTCGATCAGGAGAACGAAAAAGCGATCCACATCTACACCAAGCTCGGCTTCGAGATCGAAGGCGTACTTAAACATGAGTTTTTCATCAACGGGGAGTACCGCAACACCATCCGCATGTGCATTTTCCAGCATCAGTATCTGGAACGCCATAAAACGCCAGGCGGAATGGTGAAGCCGACCGCGCAGTAA